One Gimesia aquarii DNA segment encodes these proteins:
- a CDS encoding sulfatase: MNKTLLKIITLLLAIALVLSAGVQAAETPANTKQRPNIVWIVVDDMSSHFGYQGEKLVKTPHVDQLAREGVAFSNAYVTAPVCSTFRSAVITGMYQTTIGAHHHRSSRGALKIHLPEGIRTIPELFREAGYFTTNANADGTRPGKEDYNFVYQRSDLYDGVDWTQRAAGQPFFAQYQLSGGKLRNSKKAYERVKAELDHLVTAEEVTLPPYYPDHAVIRNDWAEYLNSVMYTDRQVGQIIARLKAENVLENTVVFFLTDHGISHARGKQFLYEEGLKIPFVVWGLKYEPVGSVRDELISHIDLSATSLALAGIKIPAKMQGRPLFGPQARSRKYVVSARDRCDETVDHIRSVRKGHFKYIRNYLPERPYLQPCKYKDAKPFMPVLRELHAAGKLNAAQSLHLAETRPEEELYDLTRDPWEIHNLASDPAYGKQLTEFRGLLANWELETDDRGRFPESEAMYDSDMAPYFEKSRKRNPDQAAILEANIKLMKRWRAAGK, encoded by the coding sequence GTGAACAAGACACTTTTAAAAATAATAACCCTCTTGTTAGCCATAGCGCTGGTTCTGTCCGCTGGGGTACAGGCGGCAGAGACACCTGCGAATACAAAGCAGCGACCGAACATTGTCTGGATTGTTGTCGACGACATGTCGAGCCACTTCGGCTATCAGGGAGAGAAACTCGTCAAGACGCCCCACGTGGATCAGCTCGCACGGGAGGGTGTCGCGTTCAGCAACGCCTACGTGACGGCACCGGTCTGTTCTACATTTCGTTCGGCCGTGATCACCGGCATGTATCAGACCACGATCGGCGCACACCATCACCGTAGTTCCCGCGGGGCGTTAAAAATTCACTTACCTGAAGGAATCCGCACCATCCCCGAACTGTTTCGTGAAGCGGGTTATTTTACAACCAACGCAAACGCGGATGGGACCCGGCCTGGAAAAGAGGATTACAATTTCGTTTATCAGAGATCGGACCTCTATGACGGTGTTGACTGGACTCAACGTGCCGCTGGCCAACCGTTCTTTGCGCAATACCAACTGTCAGGGGGAAAGCTGCGTAATTCGAAAAAGGCTTACGAAAGAGTGAAGGCCGAACTGGATCATTTGGTCACGGCAGAAGAAGTGACGCTGCCCCCTTACTACCCGGATCATGCCGTAATTCGCAACGACTGGGCCGAATACCTCAATTCGGTCATGTACACCGACAGACAGGTCGGGCAGATCATTGCCCGCTTGAAAGCAGAAAATGTGCTCGAAAATACGGTCGTTTTTTTTCTGACCGACCATGGAATCAGTCACGCACGCGGCAAACAGTTTCTCTACGAAGAGGGGCTGAAGATTCCGTTCGTGGTCTGGGGTCTGAAGTATGAACCCGTGGGATCAGTGCGAGATGAACTGATCTCACACATTGATCTCTCGGCCACGAGTCTGGCACTCGCCGGAATAAAGATTCCTGCCAAAATGCAGGGACGCCCCCTGTTCGGACCGCAGGCCAGGTCCCGCAAATATGTGGTCTCGGCCCGCGATCGTTGCGATGAAACCGTCGATCATATCCGTAGCGTTCGCAAGGGTCACTTCAAGTACATTCGCAACTACCTTCCCGAACGTCCTTATCTGCAGCCCTGCAAGTACAAGGATGCGAAACCCTTCATGCCCGTATTGCGTGAATTACACGCCGCTGGAAAACTGAACGCCGCCCAGTCGTTGCATCTCGCTGAGACACGGCCCGAAGAAGAACTTTATGACCTCACCAGAGATCCCTGGGAAATTCATAATCTGGCCAGCGATCCTGCCTACGGTAAGCAACTCACCGAATTTCGAGGATTGCTCGCGAACTGGGAACTCGAAACAGACGACCGCGGCCGCTTCCCCGAATCGGAAGCGATGTACGATAGCGATATGGCTCCCTACTTCGAGAAGTCCCGCAAAAGAAACCCCGATCAGGCTGCCATCCTGGAAGCGAATATTAAGCTGATGAAGCGTTGGCGCGCTGCAGGCAAATAA
- a CDS encoding sulfatase-like hydrolase/transferase → MIPRLILLIVFSACMVQADAATKTTKETRKPNIILIMADDVSWECFGAYGAEDYKTPNIDALAKQGIRFKNCFSTPICTPSRVKLMTGKYNFRNYTHFGYLDPKEKTFGQMLQAAGYKTAVAGKWQLNGIYHKAEGYLDNTRPFKAGFDEYCLWQVTRGKNMKDGSGERFWSPALEQNGKFLSIEHNQGKYGPDIMSDFLCDFIERNRDQPFFVYYPTTLVHNPFVPTPDTIGSAPRTHDANKQPKSKKARKANFVAMVNYLDKIIGKIVKRVEQAGQLDNTLILFTADNGTNVGITSLWNGQKIRGGKGSTTDMGTHVPLVAYWKGHTPQGVVLDDLIDFTDFYPTFAAMAGVNLGKDDPIDGRSFLPQLNGEKGHPRDWVLCHYQPYWGRFKGSQFVRQAQFKLYRDGRFINVPKDLKESQNLAEGQAGNSGEQARRMLQQTFNLIPPAPPVQGGKDKKTRPIYPDWKNIVNPND, encoded by the coding sequence ATGATTCCACGATTGATTCTGTTAATCGTTTTCTCGGCATGTATGGTTCAGGCCGATGCCGCAACGAAAACAACAAAAGAGACTCGCAAGCCGAACATCATCCTGATCATGGCCGACGACGTGAGTTGGGAATGTTTTGGTGCCTATGGTGCAGAAGACTATAAAACACCAAACATCGACGCGCTGGCAAAACAGGGCATACGATTTAAAAACTGTTTCTCGACCCCCATCTGTACCCCTTCGCGCGTGAAGCTGATGACGGGGAAATACAATTTCCGCAACTACACGCATTTCGGCTATCTCGATCCGAAAGAGAAAACATTCGGCCAGATGCTGCAGGCCGCGGGTTACAAAACCGCCGTTGCCGGTAAGTGGCAACTCAACGGAATTTATCACAAAGCGGAGGGATACCTGGATAACACGCGCCCCTTCAAAGCGGGATTTGATGAATATTGCCTCTGGCAGGTGACCCGCGGCAAGAACATGAAAGATGGTAGCGGCGAGCGTTTCTGGAGTCCGGCTCTGGAGCAAAATGGTAAGTTCCTGTCGATCGAACACAACCAGGGGAAATATGGTCCGGATATCATGTCTGATTTTCTCTGCGACTTTATTGAACGGAATCGGGATCAACCTTTCTTCGTTTACTATCCGACGACACTGGTGCACAATCCTTTTGTGCCGACGCCCGACACCATCGGTTCCGCGCCGCGAACTCACGATGCCAACAAACAACCGAAAAGTAAAAAAGCCAGGAAAGCCAACTTTGTCGCGATGGTCAACTATCTGGATAAGATCATCGGCAAAATTGTGAAACGAGTAGAACAGGCGGGGCAGTTGGATAACACGCTCATTCTGTTTACCGCCGACAATGGCACAAATGTTGGCATCACATCGCTATGGAACGGACAAAAGATTCGTGGGGGCAAAGGTTCTACCACCGACATGGGCACACACGTGCCACTGGTTGCCTACTGGAAAGGACACACGCCTCAAGGCGTGGTACTGGATGACCTGATTGACTTCACCGATTTCTATCCCACGTTCGCTGCGATGGCAGGTGTGAACCTGGGAAAAGACGATCCCATCGATGGCCGCAGCTTTCTACCTCAACTGAATGGGGAAAAAGGCCATCCCCGTGACTGGGTGCTTTGTCACTACCAACCTTATTGGGGACGCTTTAAAGGCAGTCAATTTGTGCGCCAGGCTCAATTCAAACTGTATCGTGACGGCCGATTTATCAACGTACCAAAGGATCTCAAAGAGAGCCAGAATTTGGCTGAGGGACAAGCCGGTAACAGCGGCGAACAGGCCCGACGAATGCTGCAGCAGACGTTTAATTTAATCCCCCCTGCCCCGCCAGTACAAGGTGGTAAGGATAAAAAAACACGTCCCATATACCCGGACTGGAAAAATATCGTGAATCCCAACGATTAG
- a CDS encoding sulfatase: MGIRNWIQTLAIVVTVCCTLAVQVQAKQPNFVFIMADDCTFRDIGCYGGQAHTPHIDRLATEGMRFTRCFQAAPMCSPTRHNIYTGQYPVKIGAYPNHTNANPGVKSIVHYLKPLGYRVALSGKSHVGPRSVFPFEKPKGADLVEAAESFFSDCKADDDSFCIFFCSKEPHTPWDKGDPSRYDASQLKLPPYFVDTPKTREVMTQYLAEITYFDGEVGGILAALDKNGLRENTLVIVVSEQGSSMPFAKWTCYDSGLQSALIARWPGKIQPGSINHAMIEYVDLVPTYVEAAGGTPDPVLDGKSLLPVFAGKQEHKEFVFGEMTTRGIINGSDTFGIRSVRSKNFKYIWNFTPEIEFRNICMKSPEFKSWEAKAAAGDADAAEKVRRYKNRPAIELYDITKDPTEWNNLANKPEYAKVQAELKAKLDAWMKHCGDKGQQTEIDADKHTRGGKKKKKRKKQL; this comes from the coding sequence ATGGGAATACGAAACTGGATTCAAACTTTGGCAATAGTTGTAACAGTTTGTTGCACACTCGCAGTTCAAGTGCAAGCGAAACAGCCCAATTTTGTGTTTATCATGGCAGACGACTGTACGTTCCGCGATATTGGTTGTTACGGCGGTCAGGCGCATACGCCACACATTGATCGGCTGGCTACAGAGGGAATGCGTTTTACGCGCTGCTTTCAGGCGGCGCCGATGTGCTCCCCCACACGTCATAACATTTATACTGGCCAGTACCCCGTTAAGATCGGCGCTTATCCCAATCACACGAATGCCAACCCCGGTGTCAAAAGTATTGTGCATTATCTCAAACCGCTGGGCTATCGCGTGGCACTCAGTGGCAAAAGCCATGTGGGACCCAGGTCGGTGTTTCCCTTTGAAAAACCAAAAGGGGCAGACCTTGTCGAAGCAGCTGAATCCTTTTTTTCTGATTGCAAGGCAGACGATGATTCTTTCTGTATTTTCTTTTGCTCAAAAGAACCGCACACACCCTGGGATAAAGGCGATCCATCCCGCTACGATGCGAGTCAACTAAAGTTGCCACCTTACTTCGTTGATACTCCCAAAACGCGCGAAGTCATGACACAATACCTGGCGGAAATTACTTATTTCGACGGAGAGGTCGGCGGTATTCTTGCCGCACTTGATAAGAACGGTCTCCGCGAAAATACGCTCGTTATCGTCGTCAGCGAACAGGGCAGCAGTATGCCCTTTGCCAAATGGACCTGCTATGATTCCGGTCTGCAGTCCGCCTTGATTGCTCGCTGGCCCGGTAAGATCCAGCCAGGAAGCATTAACCACGCGATGATTGAATACGTCGACCTGGTTCCCACTTATGTCGAGGCCGCAGGTGGCACACCCGATCCGGTACTCGACGGCAAGAGCCTGCTGCCTGTTTTCGCCGGGAAACAGGAACACAAGGAATTTGTATTTGGTGAAATGACAACACGCGGAATCATCAACGGCTCCGATACTTTTGGCATCCGTTCTGTGCGTTCCAAAAACTTCAAGTACATCTGGAACTTCACGCCGGAAATCGAATTTCGCAACATCTGCATGAAATCGCCCGAGTTCAAGAGTTGGGAAGCAAAAGCCGCCGCCGGTGATGCGGACGCTGCCGAAAAGGTACGCCGCTATAAAAATCGACCTGCAATCGAACTTTACGACATCACTAAAGATCCGACCGAGTGGAATAACCTGGCCAACAAACCGGAATACGCAAAAGTGCAGGCTGAGCTGAAAGCGAAACTGGATGCCTGGATGAAACACTGCGGCGACAAAGGGCAGCAGACCGAAATTGATGCTGATAAACATACCAGAGGCGGCAAGAAGAAAAAGAAAAGGAAGAAGCAATTATGA
- a CDS encoding lactate utilization protein C — MTASREAILNKLRKQSIPETELPDLQQPELTQQWITYPDPRQQFSDLLASIKGLCLQVKNVEEVNQRLAELPVYQKSNNICSLIPDCGQPTVNVDDVTDPHDFKDIDFAILPGEFCVAENGATWITNDGGPLRTLYFLSQHVALLVPASEVVPHMHAAYEKLHFENRSFGTFMAGPSKTADIEQSLVIGAHGARSLTVFLVEEPF; from the coding sequence ATGACCGCAAGTAGAGAAGCTATTTTAAACAAACTCCGGAAACAGTCCATTCCAGAAACCGAATTGCCCGACCTGCAACAGCCAGAGTTGACGCAACAATGGATCACCTACCCCGATCCACGTCAGCAGTTTTCTGACCTGTTAGCTTCGATCAAAGGTCTCTGTCTGCAGGTAAAGAACGTCGAAGAAGTCAATCAGCGACTGGCAGAACTACCCGTCTATCAAAAATCAAATAATATCTGCTCACTGATTCCTGATTGTGGTCAACCGACGGTCAATGTGGATGACGTCACTGATCCACATGATTTCAAGGACATCGACTTTGCCATTTTGCCGGGTGAATTCTGCGTGGCCGAAAATGGCGCGACCTGGATCACCAACGATGGCGGCCCTTTACGGACCCTGTATTTCCTGTCGCAACACGTGGCCTTGCTGGTACCCGCTTCAGAAGTCGTACCGCACATGCATGCCGCCTATGAAAAGCTCCATTTCGAAAACCGAAGCTTTGGCACCTTCATGGCGGGCCCCTCCAAAACCGCCGACATCGAACAATCTCTGGTCATCGGAGCCCACGGCGCAAGATCTTTGACCGTCTTTCTGGTTGAAGAACCTTTTTAA
- a CDS encoding lactate utilization protein B, with translation MPSHPKLANEFVKDKERAKWHDQSLWFVRSKRDKAVHQLPEWELLREQASKIKSYVVSHLPDLLEEFEKNAKAKGVHVHWARDAKEHNEIVHSILKQHQVKRVVKSKSMLTEECHLNPYLERHGIEIVDTDLGEWIVQLQDKPPSHIVMPAIHIKKEEIGELFHEKLGTEKGASDPQYLTESARQRLRQKFIEADAGITGVNFAIADTGGFVVCTNEGNADLGTSLNKLHIACMGIEKLIPRASDLSVFLRLLARSATGQPITTYSSHFHGPAPDSELHIVLLDNGRSEIADSDEFRRSLNCIRCGACMNTCPVYRRSGGYSYSNTVPGPIGSILGAAHDTKANSSLPFACSLCASCTDVCPVKIDLHHQLLTWRKEIRLKGLLPLSKRLSMKMMSWMMQAPRLYQFVGKMARKIVPYLPRFLVYNPFNAWGKQRELPDMPKQSFREWMKQNHDRK, from the coding sequence ATGCCTTCACATCCAAAATTAGCCAATGAATTTGTCAAAGATAAAGAGCGCGCCAAATGGCATGACCAGTCACTCTGGTTCGTACGTTCGAAACGTGACAAGGCCGTCCATCAGTTGCCAGAGTGGGAACTGCTGCGCGAGCAAGCCTCGAAGATCAAATCGTATGTGGTTTCGCATTTACCTGATCTGCTGGAAGAATTCGAAAAGAATGCGAAAGCCAAAGGCGTTCACGTTCACTGGGCACGGGATGCCAAAGAACATAACGAAATCGTGCACAGCATTTTAAAGCAGCATCAGGTTAAGCGCGTCGTCAAGAGCAAGTCGATGCTCACCGAAGAATGTCATCTCAATCCGTATCTGGAGCGGCATGGAATTGAAATCGTTGACACTGACCTCGGCGAATGGATCGTTCAACTGCAGGACAAACCCCCCAGTCATATTGTGATGCCCGCGATTCATATTAAAAAAGAAGAAATTGGCGAGTTGTTTCATGAGAAACTGGGCACCGAAAAAGGAGCTTCCGACCCGCAATATCTGACGGAATCTGCCCGACAACGCTTACGTCAAAAGTTTATTGAAGCGGACGCCGGCATCACAGGTGTGAATTTTGCCATTGCTGATACAGGCGGATTTGTGGTTTGTACGAACGAAGGCAACGCCGACCTGGGAACGTCGCTGAACAAACTGCACATTGCCTGCATGGGGATTGAAAAACTCATTCCCCGCGCCTCTGATCTGAGCGTCTTCCTGCGACTCCTGGCACGCTCGGCTACAGGGCAGCCGATCACCACGTATTCCTCCCACTTTCACGGTCCCGCCCCTGATAGCGAATTACATATTGTTCTGCTGGATAATGGCCGTAGTGAAATTGCAGACAGCGATGAATTCCGTCGTTCTCTGAACTGCATACGTTGTGGCGCCTGCATGAATACCTGCCCCGTATATCGACGTAGCGGCGGTTATAGTTACAGCAACACTGTTCCCGGACCCATTGGTTCGATCCTGGGGGCCGCACATGATACGAAAGCAAATTCCAGTTTGCCGTTCGCCTGCAGTTTATGTGCTTCCTGCACCGATGTTTGTCCTGTCAAAATCGATCTGCATCATCAGTTGTTGACGTGGCGGAAGGAAATTCGTCTGAAAGGGCTCCTTCCGCTTTCAAAACGTCTTTCAATGAAAATGATGAGCTGGATGATGCAGGCACCGCGTCTGTACCAATTCGTAGGAAAGATGGCTCGCAAGATTGTGCCCTATTTACCACGGTTTTTAGTTTACAATCCCTTTAATGCCTGGGGAAAACAGCGCGAGCTGCCTGACATGCCTAAACAGAGTTTCCGAGAGTGGATGAAACAAAATCATGACCGCAAGTAG
- a CDS encoding (Fe-S)-binding protein, protein MAPQVGLFIPCYVDQLYPQVGIASLKILEHFGIDVEYPESQTCCGQPMANTGCTNEVVPLAKRFLEIFKSYDAVVCPSGSCVSMVKHHYDEYFSENKEYDELKAKTYELCDYLTSVLEIKTLAGRFPHKVGLHQSCHGLRELRLASSSELVKEPFGPARELLESIEGLEVTQLQRADECCGFGGTFAVAEEAVSCMMGEDRVHDHEQAGTEVLTALDMSCLMHLDGIIRRQKKPIRVMHISEIFAECL, encoded by the coding sequence ATGGCACCCCAAGTCGGTCTGTTTATTCCCTGTTACGTTGATCAGCTCTACCCGCAGGTAGGCATTGCCTCGCTGAAGATTCTGGAACACTTTGGCATCGATGTTGAATATCCCGAAAGCCAGACCTGTTGTGGACAACCCATGGCAAACACCGGTTGCACGAATGAAGTCGTTCCACTGGCCAAGCGCTTTCTGGAAATTTTCAAGTCCTATGATGCCGTTGTTTGTCCTTCGGGCAGTTGTGTTTCCATGGTGAAACACCATTACGATGAATATTTCTCTGAAAACAAGGAATACGACGAACTCAAAGCAAAGACCTATGAACTTTGCGACTATCTGACCAGTGTTCTGGAGATCAAAACACTAGCAGGACGCTTTCCGCACAAAGTCGGTTTGCATCAAAGTTGCCACGGTCTTCGTGAACTCAGACTAGCCAGTTCCAGCGAACTTGTAAAAGAACCATTTGGTCCCGCACGGGAATTACTTGAGAGTATCGAAGGGCTTGAAGTGACCCAGCTTCAGAGAGCCGATGAATGTTGTGGTTTTGGTGGCACCTTTGCCGTCGCGGAGGAAGCCGTCTCCTGTATGATGGGAGAAGACCGCGTTCATGACCATGAACAAGCGGGAACAGAAGTGTTGACCGCCCTCGACATGTCCTGCTTAATGCATCTGGATGGAATCATCCGCAGACAAAAGAAACCGATTCGGGTGATGCATATCTCCGAAATTTTTGCCGAGTGTTTATAA
- a CDS encoding aldo/keto reductase: MQYRPLGNTGFLISALGFGAFKIGRNQQIKYSQSYDLPDDATTDHLLNSILDLGINHIDTAPAYGISEERIGRFLAHRRKEFLLSTKIGETFANGESTYDFSRASLQSSIERSLQRLKTDVLDIVLIHSNGDEESILNDSDAVEVLQTAKQAGQIRWIGLSGKTVSGVTSALTWADVLMLEYHLEDRSLEDVIHQAAQQGIGVIIKKGLASGQLPPEEAIPFVLSNPGVSNLVVGGLNLKHIQTNWQTAASVRPAA; the protein is encoded by the coding sequence ATGCAATATCGACCTTTAGGAAACACTGGCTTTTTAATCAGCGCGTTGGGTTTTGGCGCTTTCAAGATTGGCCGAAACCAGCAAATCAAATATAGCCAGTCCTACGATCTGCCCGATGATGCAACAACCGACCATTTGTTGAATTCCATTCTTGATCTCGGAATCAATCATATCGATACCGCTCCCGCTTATGGAATCAGTGAAGAACGAATTGGTCGGTTTCTTGCGCATCGTCGCAAAGAGTTTTTACTTTCGACCAAAATCGGTGAAACATTCGCAAACGGGGAATCCACTTACGACTTTTCTCGTGCCAGCTTGCAGTCCAGCATCGAGAGAAGTCTGCAGCGATTAAAGACAGATGTACTTGATATCGTACTGATCCATTCCAACGGCGATGAGGAATCGATTTTAAATGACTCGGATGCCGTCGAAGTCTTACAGACAGCAAAACAAGCGGGCCAGATTCGTTGGATCGGTCTTTCGGGAAAAACGGTTTCGGGAGTCACATCGGCACTCACCTGGGCGGATGTTTTGATGCTTGAATACCATCTTGAGGATCGTTCGCTCGAAGATGTCATTCATCAGGCAGCACAACAGGGAATCGGCGTCATCATCAAAAAAGGACTTGCGTCAGGGCAGCTGCCACCAGAAGAAGCCATTCCGTTCGTACTCAGTAACCCCGGCGTCAGTAATCTGGTCGTAGGCGGGCTCAATCTGAAGCATATTCAGACGAACTGGCAAACCGCCGCTTCTGTCAGACCTGCCGCGTAA
- a CDS encoding FAD-dependent oxidoreductase, whose protein sequence is MPKVDLIIFGGGVAGLWTLNEASRRGYRCILLEAFELGSGQTIASQGIIHGGLKYTLQGMMTGSAHGIREMPLIWRNALKGEAQPDLSDTEIRSHHCYLWRTDSVSSRLGMFGAKMGLRVAPQKLSAEETPELLAQCPGSIAVMEEQVISPQSLVANLSATLRDQMIKYDPEQLSFHLDEDKQISSIQIPDPDGDPLTIETAAVLLTAGRGNEPLRTLARQQPGSENPVMQKRPLHMTLVRGALPQFNGHCVDGAKTRITITSDTDSQGRTVWQLGGQVSETGVKLNRLELIQHAARELSASIPGINLSGLEWNTYSVDRAEGATKSGLRPETPQILKEGNLLTAWPTKLALAPRLATDIFQHLDEMNVKPTLEDSPWKESFSALPRPLVAQPLWETAENWVTLDDLNFLEDVA, encoded by the coding sequence GTGCCAAAAGTCGATTTGATTATTTTTGGAGGCGGCGTTGCCGGACTCTGGACTTTAAACGAGGCCAGCCGGCGGGGATATCGTTGCATTCTTCTTGAAGCGTTCGAACTGGGAAGTGGCCAGACCATTGCCTCTCAAGGAATCATTCACGGAGGTTTAAAATACACGCTTCAGGGCATGATGACCGGATCCGCACACGGAATTCGAGAGATGCCTCTCATCTGGAGAAACGCATTAAAGGGCGAAGCGCAGCCTGACTTATCGGACACTGAGATACGATCCCATCATTGTTATCTCTGGCGCACCGATTCTGTTTCCTCCCGGTTGGGAATGTTTGGGGCCAAAATGGGATTACGGGTTGCGCCCCAAAAGCTCTCTGCGGAAGAGACTCCTGAATTACTCGCTCAATGTCCCGGTTCCATCGCTGTAATGGAAGAACAAGTCATCTCGCCACAAAGCCTCGTCGCCAATTTGTCTGCTACTCTGAGAGATCAGATGATTAAATATGACCCGGAGCAGCTTTCGTTTCATTTGGATGAAGACAAACAGATCTCTTCGATTCAGATTCCCGATCCAGACGGAGACCCACTGACAATTGAAACGGCGGCTGTCTTATTAACGGCAGGCAGGGGAAACGAGCCGCTCAGAACTCTGGCGCGACAGCAACCGGGTTCTGAGAATCCGGTCATGCAAAAACGCCCACTTCACATGACACTGGTGCGTGGCGCGCTCCCTCAATTTAATGGACACTGCGTCGATGGCGCGAAGACGAGAATCACGATCACATCGGATACGGATTCACAAGGCCGAACTGTCTGGCAGCTAGGTGGTCAAGTTTCTGAAACAGGTGTCAAACTGAATCGCCTTGAACTGATTCAGCACGCAGCCCGAGAACTATCGGCTTCGATCCCCGGTATTAATCTATCCGGTCTGGAATGGAATACGTACTCCGTAGACCGGGCAGAAGGTGCAACGAAATCGGGCTTAAGGCCTGAGACACCACAGATACTGAAAGAAGGCAACTTGTTGACAGCCTGGCCGACAAAATTAGCATTGGCGCCCCGTCTGGCGACAGACATCTTTCAACATTTGGATGAGATGAATGTGAAACCCACGCTTGAGGATTCACCCTGGAAGGAATCCTTTTCCGCTTTACCTCGACCACTGGTTGCCCAACCTCTCTGGGAAACAGCAGAAAACTGGGTGACGCTTGACGATCTTAACTTTCTAGAAGATGTAGCCTGA
- a CDS encoding RidA family protein, protein MSVEAKIQELQLELPEAPKPGGIYNPVVQVDDLLYVSGHGPVKLDGTMHTGRVGDDLTEEQGVEAAEAVGLTMLATLKQYLGDLDRIERFIKVLGMVNAAPDFQRHPQVINGFSNLIVQILGENGRAARSAVGMGSLPGNIAVEVEAIVQIKS, encoded by the coding sequence ATGAGCGTTGAAGCAAAAATTCAGGAACTGCAGTTGGAACTCCCCGAAGCTCCGAAACCAGGTGGCATTTATAATCCTGTGGTTCAAGTGGATGACTTGCTGTATGTCTCCGGGCATGGACCAGTCAAATTGGACGGCACAATGCACACCGGACGTGTCGGCGACGATTTAACGGAAGAACAAGGTGTTGAAGCCGCCGAAGCGGTCGGACTGACCATGCTGGCCACACTCAAACAATATCTGGGCGATCTGGATCGTATTGAACGATTTATCAAAGTCCTCGGTATGGTGAATGCAGCACCAGATTTTCAACGACACCCACAAGTGATTAACGGTTTTAGTAATCTGATCGTTCAGATCCTGGGAGAAAACGGTCGTGCCGCTCGAAGTGCTGTCGGCATGGGCTCACTTCCCGGCAACATCGCCGTCGAAGTCGAGGCCATCGTTCAAATCAAAAGTTGA
- the floA gene encoding flotillin-like protein FloA (flotillin-like protein involved in membrane lipid rafts), producing the protein MDELWPVAAFAIGGICVLLGIVFLALFARYFKLWIQAFSSRARIGPFSLVFMSLRKVKPSVIVDSKIMAVQAGLTDVHTQALEAHYLAGGNVHRVVHALIVAHRAGIDLDWDTASAIDLAGRNIITAVETSVDPKVIDCPDPKKSGRPTLDGVAKDGIQLKARARVTVRTNLKQLVGGATEDTIIARVGEGIVSAIGSCESHKQVLANPSVIAREVLNRGLDSQTAFSIVSIDIADIDVGENVGARLRADQAEADVRVAQARAEERRAEAVASEQEMLARTQENQAKVVLAEAEIPLAMAEAFSEGSLRAAK; encoded by the coding sequence ATGGATGAGCTTTGGCCAGTTGCGGCGTTTGCGATCGGCGGGATCTGTGTCTTATTAGGCATTGTCTTTCTTGCACTATTCGCCCGGTATTTCAAGCTATGGATTCAGGCGTTTAGTTCGCGTGCCCGAATCGGCCCTTTTTCCCTGGTATTTATGTCACTGAGAAAAGTGAAGCCCTCGGTCATCGTCGATTCGAAGATCATGGCTGTTCAAGCAGGTCTTACAGATGTCCACACACAAGCACTTGAGGCTCATTATCTGGCGGGAGGAAACGTGCATCGTGTCGTCCATGCATTGATTGTTGCTCACAGGGCGGGCATCGATCTGGACTGGGATACCGCATCAGCCATTGACCTGGCCGGACGTAATATTATTACTGCTGTCGAAACAAGCGTAGATCCTAAGGTGATCGATTGCCCCGATCCTAAGAAAAGCGGTCGACCGACGCTGGATGGTGTCGCAAAAGACGGAATTCAACTCAAAGCACGCGCAAGAGTCACGGTAAGAACCAACTTGAAACAATTAGTCGGGGGCGCGACAGAGGACACCATTATTGCTCGTGTGGGTGAAGGAATTGTCTCTGCCATTGGTTCGTGTGAAAGCCATAAACAGGTGCTGGCGAATCCCTCAGTCATTGCGCGGGAGGTATTGAATCGCGGTTTGGACTCACAAACCGCGTTTTCCATTGTATCGATTGATATTGCCGACATTGATGTGGGCGAGAATGTTGGAGCCCGTTTGAGAGCAGATCAGGCAGAGGCCGATGTGCGTGTTGCTCAGGCCCGAGCAGAAGAACGAAGAGCGGAAGCCGTGGCGTCAGAGCAGGAAATGTTAGCTAGAACTCAGGAAAACCAGGCAAAAGTTGTTTTGGCCGAAGCAGAGATTCCGCTGGCAATGGCAGAAGCCTTCTCAGAAGGAAGCCTCCGAGCAGCAAAATAG